A genomic segment from Pirellulales bacterium encodes:
- a CDS encoding DUF1328 domain-containing protein — translation MLRWTLIFLLIALIAGALGFFQLEGTAMYIAKVLFFIFLIVFVISLIAGRRPVV, via the coding sequence ATGCTTCGCTGGACACTCATCTTTTTGCTGATTGCGCTCATTGCCGGCGCGCTGGGATTTTTTCAACTGGAAGGCACGGCAATGTACATTGCCAAGGTGCTGTTCTTTATTTTCTTAATTGTCTTCGTAATCTCATTGATCGCCGGTCGGAGGCCTGTTGTGTAA
- a CDS encoding lactate racemase domain-containing protein, which translates to MPWFTERAEEISWQRLYALMQQAVAEARRRLNAKPKRVLLLPPDITRMHSGAGRLTEIFYNLLKDEAEVHVIPTLGQHVPHTPAENLQMFGSIPNEKIHAHDWRKGCTQVGQISGRFVDETTQGAADWPLPIVLNQMLMEGPWDWIINIGHIVPHEVLGFANHNKNYFIGLGGKDLICASHMAAACCGIENNLGNLVTPVRACFNRAEEEFLGKLPDFYVQVVLARNSSDQLVHTGLYVGDDLETYLDAARQSREQNITVFEKPVPKIVCVMQGDEFFSTWVANKSVYRTRMALADSGELVVIAPGLKRFGEQPEVDAFIRKYGYVGTPRVMELYRQNADMQDLAHATAHLIHGSSEGRFTITYAPGHLTQSEIEGVNFRYADIEATIARYRPDHCKQGWNTTADGEQFYFIPTPSAGLWATREKLHQRASGFVE; encoded by the coding sequence ATGCCCTGGTTTACCGAACGCGCCGAGGAAATTTCTTGGCAGCGGCTATACGCGCTGATGCAGCAGGCTGTGGCGGAAGCCCGTCGCCGTTTGAACGCCAAGCCCAAGCGGGTGCTGCTGCTGCCGCCGGATATTACGCGAATGCATTCCGGCGCCGGCAGATTGACGGAAATTTTTTACAACCTGCTGAAAGACGAAGCAGAAGTTCACGTCATTCCCACGTTGGGCCAGCATGTGCCGCACACTCCGGCCGAAAATCTACAAATGTTCGGTTCGATTCCGAATGAGAAGATTCATGCCCACGATTGGCGAAAGGGCTGCACGCAGGTGGGTCAAATTTCCGGCCGCTTTGTCGACGAAACCACGCAAGGCGCCGCCGATTGGCCGTTGCCCATTGTGCTGAATCAAATGCTGATGGAAGGCCCTTGGGATTGGATCATCAACATTGGCCACATCGTGCCGCACGAAGTATTGGGCTTTGCCAATCACAACAAAAATTATTTCATCGGCTTGGGCGGGAAAGATTTAATTTGCGCCTCGCACATGGCGGCCGCCTGCTGCGGCATCGAGAATAATTTGGGGAATCTGGTTACGCCGGTGCGCGCCTGCTTCAATCGGGCGGAAGAAGAGTTCCTCGGCAAATTACCCGATTTTTACGTGCAGGTGGTGTTGGCACGCAACTCCAGCGACCAATTGGTGCATACCGGACTATACGTGGGTGACGATTTGGAAACGTATTTGGACGCCGCCCGCCAATCGCGCGAACAAAACATTACGGTGTTTGAAAAACCGGTGCCAAAAATTGTATGCGTCATGCAGGGGGATGAATTCTTTAGCACCTGGGTGGCGAACAAATCGGTCTATCGCACTCGCATGGCACTGGCAGACAGCGGTGAATTGGTTGTCATTGCCCCCGGCTTAAAGCGCTTCGGCGAGCAGCCGGAGGTGGATGCGTTCATTCGCAAATATGGTTACGTGGGCACGCCGCGCGTGATGGAGCTGTATCGACAAAACGCCGACATGCAAGATTTGGCCCATGCCACCGCGCATTTAATTCACGGCTCCAGCGAAGGCCGTTTCACCATTACGTACGCACCCGGCCATCTGACGCAATCGGAAATTGAAGGCGTGAATTTTCGCTATGCAGATATCGAGGCGACCATCGCTCGATATCGTCCAGACCATTGCAAGCAAGGTTGGAACACGACCGCCGATGGGGAACAGTTCTATTTCATTCCGACGCCATCAGCAGGATTATGGGCCACGCGTGAAAAACTGCATCAGCGCGCCAGCGGCTTTGTGGAATAG
- a CDS encoding xanthine dehydrogenase family protein molybdopterin-binding subunit: MPTIQENTTSPIGKRTPRVDGPLKVTGQAKYTADFHFLGLVYAVPVEATIGNGRIVKLNASKAEKMPGVQAVFHRENIGKISRAVLGKGFDGISDERRPPFEDDVVRYYGQYVALAVGSTFETAKAAADAVHVEYAQEQPNVELHLQEDDEPDTVSTTFSMRKRLQSERGDPDTAFKMASVKLDETYVTPAETHNPLELHSTTAIWNGNMLTIYESSQGVCNLQSVLAQMFGLPTENVRVITKFVGSGFGSKLFPWTHCALAAAAARQLGKPVKLVVSRKMMFQTVGHRPRTQQRVRLGATNDGKLVSLHHDYVYTRSMLDIHHEDCGETTVFMYSVPNLRVRFGRAKRNIGATADMRGPGAVPGMYAVEAGMNELAHRLKIDPVKMRILNEPKIDESMGLPFSSRHLLECYELGTEKFGWSKRTPEVGSMQRDGLTLGWGMAACAWIAARFPAKASIELRDDGTVRVACGTQDIGTGTYTILAQLAAEKTGVPLEKVEAVLGDTLLPTGPLSGGSMVTGSLVPAVFSAADQAISSLLTIATSTPGSPFENRKTSELVLRNGKVFPKTDASSTGVPFADVLKKAKVRLVSGKGKGESTFGEAKPKYSTHSFGCHFVEVTWQPEIARLRISRVLTVIDAGKIINPLAGRNQVEGAAVMGIGMALLEHTSYDPQNGAPINASLADYIVAVNADAPPIEVHFLDYPDLVINEVGARGIGEIGLAGIAAAITDAVHHATGVRVRELPVRIEDLLSG; encoded by the coding sequence ATGCCCACGATTCAAGAGAATACAACGTCCCCCATTGGCAAGCGCACCCCGCGTGTCGACGGCCCGCTAAAAGTCACCGGTCAGGCCAAATACACGGCCGACTTCCACTTCCTCGGCTTGGTCTACGCCGTGCCGGTCGAGGCGACCATCGGCAATGGCCGCATTGTCAAGCTCAACGCATCGAAAGCGGAAAAAATGCCCGGCGTGCAAGCGGTTTTTCATCGTGAGAATATTGGAAAGATTTCTCGCGCTGTCTTGGGTAAAGGCTTCGATGGCATTTCCGACGAACGCCGGCCGCCATTTGAAGACGATGTCGTACGGTACTACGGTCAATATGTGGCGCTGGCCGTGGGCAGCACGTTTGAAACCGCCAAAGCGGCTGCTGACGCGGTGCATGTTGAATATGCCCAAGAGCAGCCCAACGTCGAGCTGCATTTGCAGGAAGACGACGAGCCGGACACGGTATCCACCACCTTCAGCATGCGTAAACGGTTGCAAAGTGAACGCGGCGACCCCGACACGGCATTCAAAATGGCGTCAGTCAAGCTCGACGAAACCTACGTCACGCCGGCCGAAACGCACAATCCATTGGAGTTGCACTCGACTACAGCAATTTGGAACGGAAATATGCTGACGATTTACGAATCGTCGCAAGGCGTTTGCAATTTGCAGAGCGTACTTGCTCAAATGTTCGGCCTGCCTACGGAAAATGTTCGCGTGATTACCAAGTTTGTCGGCTCCGGTTTCGGCAGCAAACTTTTTCCCTGGACGCATTGTGCCCTAGCGGCGGCCGCCGCGCGGCAACTGGGCAAGCCGGTGAAGCTGGTTGTCAGCCGCAAGATGATGTTTCAAACCGTCGGCCACCGGCCACGAACGCAGCAGCGAGTTCGGCTGGGCGCCACCAACGATGGAAAACTTGTATCGTTGCATCACGACTACGTTTATACCCGATCGATGCTCGACATTCATCACGAAGACTGCGGCGAAACCACCGTATTTATGTACAGCGTGCCGAATTTGCGAGTTCGGTTCGGCCGCGCCAAACGCAACATCGGCGCCACGGCCGACATGCGCGGGCCCGGCGCCGTGCCGGGCATGTACGCCGTCGAAGCGGGCATGAATGAACTGGCGCATCGGCTGAAAATCGATCCTGTTAAGATGCGAATTCTGAACGAACCGAAAATCGATGAATCGATGGGCCTGCCGTTTTCGTCGCGCCATTTGCTCGAATGTTACGAGTTGGGCACGGAAAAATTTGGCTGGTCGAAGCGCACTCCGGAAGTCGGCTCGATGCAGCGAGATGGTTTGACGCTCGGCTGGGGCATGGCCGCCTGCGCTTGGATTGCTGCCCGCTTTCCGGCCAAAGCCAGTATCGAACTGCGCGATGACGGCACGGTTCGTGTCGCTTGCGGAACGCAAGACATCGGCACGGGCACCTACACCATTTTGGCCCAACTGGCGGCTGAGAAAACCGGTGTGCCGCTGGAAAAAGTCGAGGCCGTCTTGGGTGATACCTTACTGCCGACCGGTCCACTTTCTGGTGGTTCGATGGTCACCGGCTCGCTGGTGCCAGCGGTCTTTTCGGCAGCCGATCAGGCCATTTCTTCACTGTTGACCATTGCCACGAGTACCCCCGGCTCGCCATTTGAAAATCGCAAAACCAGCGAACTGGTTTTGCGCAACGGAAAAGTCTTTCCAAAAACCGATGCGTCGTCCACAGGCGTTCCCTTTGCCGATGTCCTCAAAAAGGCCAAGGTGCGGCTAGTTTCGGGCAAGGGAAAAGGTGAATCGACGTTCGGGGAAGCGAAACCGAAGTACTCGACACACTCGTTCGGCTGCCATTTTGTTGAAGTCACGTGGCAGCCGGAAATTGCTCGGCTGCGGATCAGCCGCGTGCTGACTGTCATCGACGCCGGAAAAATCATCAATCCGCTAGCTGGGCGAAACCAGGTGGAAGGCGCCGCCGTGATGGGCATTGGCATGGCGCTGTTGGAGCACACTTCGTACGATCCGCAAAACGGCGCGCCGATCAACGCCAGTTTGGCCGACTATATTGTCGCCGTGAACGCCGATGCGCCGCCGATCGAAGTCCATTTTCTCGATTATCCCGATCTGGTAATCAACGAAGTCGGCGCCCGTGGCATCGGCGAAATTGGCTTGGCCGGCATCGCCGCGGCCATTACCGACGCGGTGCATCATGCAACCGGCGTCCGCGTGCGCGAGTTACCCGTGCGAATTGAAGATTTGCTCAGCGGTTGA
- a CDS encoding IS4 family transposase, translating into MFWLTMVNRTNPRTAATSVFTNRELTILNHLAGDARQSAKTSIAHYLNIVAKLGGYLARKADGPPGNLVLWRGLSRLTDIHLGVKIGEQPVDN; encoded by the coding sequence GTGTTTTGGCTCACGATGGTCAACCGCACCAACCCTCGCACAGCGGCCACTTCGGTCTTTACCAATCGCGAACTCACGATTCTCAATCACCTCGCGGGAGATGCCAGACAGTCGGCGAAGACCTCGATTGCCCATTACCTGAACATCGTCGCTAAGCTGGGAGGCTACCTCGCTCGTAAGGCCGATGGCCCACCAGGCAATCTTGTTCTCTGGCGTGGACTCTCGCGGCTAACGGATATTCACCTGGGCGTGAAAATCGGAGAACAACCTGTGGATAATTGA
- a CDS encoding nucleotidyltransferase domain-containing protein, translating to MNIDPRLHKQVQEHPYPLLFATISGAHLYGFPSPDSDYDLRGIHLLPTEEVVGLKPTRETIEKSGVYDGIEVDLVTHDAKKFFGLMLKKNGYVLEQLLSPLVVQTTPEHEELKAISTECITKHHAHHYLGFADTQWKLFQKEQPPKVKPLLYVYRVLLTGIHLMQSGRVEANLIRLNESARLPYLPELIERKLAGPEKGRLCDADLSFHEAEFKRLKSQLGSAFESSNLPETSSGQPALHDLLVRLRIHELSK from the coding sequence ATGAACATTGACCCGCGCCTGCACAAGCAGGTGCAAGAACATCCGTATCCGCTTTTATTTGCCACGATCAGCGGCGCGCACCTATACGGTTTTCCCTCGCCGGATTCCGATTACGACCTGCGTGGTATTCACCTGTTGCCAACGGAAGAAGTGGTCGGCTTAAAACCGACACGGGAAACCATCGAAAAGTCAGGCGTATATGACGGCATCGAAGTCGATCTGGTCACGCACGATGCCAAAAAGTTCTTTGGCTTGATGCTCAAAAAGAACGGTTACGTATTGGAACAACTACTGTCGCCGCTCGTCGTGCAAACAACCCCGGAACACGAGGAGTTAAAGGCCATCAGCACCGAGTGCATTACCAAACATCACGCGCATCACTATCTCGGCTTTGCAGATACGCAGTGGAAGCTGTTTCAAAAGGAACAGCCGCCGAAGGTCAAGCCGCTGCTTTATGTTTACCGCGTACTACTGACCGGAATTCATTTAATGCAGAGTGGGCGGGTTGAGGCTAATCTCATCCGATTGAACGAATCGGCTCGATTGCCTTACTTGCCAGAGTTGATCGAGCGCAAATTGGCAGGCCCTGAGAAGGGCAGACTTTGCGATGCTGATCTGTCGTTCCACGAAGCGGAATTTAAGCGGCTCAAATCGCAGCTTGGATCGGCCTTTGAATCAAGTAATCTGCCGGAAACATCAAGCGGTCAACCTGCACTGCATGATCTGCTCGTGCGGCTGCGCATTCATGAACTGAGCAAGTAG
- a CDS encoding HAD-IA family hydrolase: MPSTVIQALFLDVGGVLLTNGWDSKVRHALADRFHLDLPEFEARHHLTFDTYEEGKISFDVFLERTVFYKPRNFTPADFKKFVSDFTQPFPEMIEMFKRLKAKHGLKIAVVSNEGRELTFDRVQRFGLKSFVDFFIVSSFVHLRKPDNDIYQLALDVAMLEPQQVAYIDDRAMLVEVASKMGIVGIQHSAYDSTKARLAELGLVL, encoded by the coding sequence GTGCCGTCCACTGTGATTCAAGCGTTATTTCTCGACGTGGGAGGCGTGCTGCTGACCAACGGTTGGGACAGCAAGGTACGACATGCACTGGCGGACCGATTTCATCTCGACTTGCCGGAATTTGAAGCGCGGCATCACCTGACATTTGATACTTATGAAGAAGGAAAAATTTCCTTCGATGTATTTTTGGAACGGACTGTGTTTTACAAGCCGCGGAATTTTACGCCGGCCGATTTCAAAAAATTTGTGTCCGATTTTACTCAGCCGTTTCCCGAAATGATTGAAATGTTCAAGCGGCTGAAGGCCAAGCATGGCCTGAAAATAGCCGTGGTCAGCAATGAGGGACGGGAATTGACGTTCGATCGAGTTCAGCGTTTCGGCCTGAAGTCGTTTGTCGATTTTTTCATTGTGTCCAGCTTCGTGCACTTGCGCAAGCCAGATAACGACATCTATCAACTGGCGTTGGATGTGGCCATGCTCGAGCCGCAACAAGTGGCATACATTGACGACCGGGCCATGTTGGTGGAAGTGGCCTCCAAAATGGGAATCGTCGGCATTCAACACAGCGCCTATGATTCTACGAAGGCGCGACTGGCCGAGTTGGGATTGGTCCTGTAA
- a CDS encoding 2Fe-2S iron-sulfur cluster-binding protein, translating into MKEDPSSSTSNPTRRTFMKTTGGTAAAAILGQTAIAHLVEAADLGSAPAQQSDQLAIEGAVPISLRINGKSYSLQIDPRTTLLDCIRETVALTGTKKGCDHGQCGACTVHVNGRRVNSCLSLALLHDGNDITTIEGLGTPDAMHPMQAAFVECDGYQCGYCTSGQIMSAVALLKEPCGDDDTAVKELMSGNICRCGAYANIVAAIQQVRQHA; encoded by the coding sequence ATGAAAGAAGATCCGTCTTCGAGCACGTCCAATCCAACACGGCGAACGTTTATGAAAACGACAGGAGGTACGGCTGCGGCGGCGATTCTTGGCCAAACTGCCATAGCGCATTTAGTCGAAGCTGCAGATTTAGGCTCCGCCCCGGCGCAACAATCGGACCAACTTGCAATCGAAGGCGCGGTGCCGATCTCGCTCCGCATCAATGGTAAATCGTATTCATTGCAAATCGACCCGCGAACTACACTTTTGGATTGCATTCGCGAAACCGTCGCGCTGACGGGGACCAAAAAAGGCTGCGATCACGGCCAGTGCGGCGCTTGCACCGTTCATGTGAATGGCCGCCGTGTGAATTCTTGCCTTAGCCTGGCATTACTGCACGATGGCAACGATATAACGACGATCGAAGGCCTGGGAACTCCTGACGCCATGCATCCGATGCAGGCGGCGTTTGTCGAGTGCGATGGTTACCAATGCGGCTACTGTACTTCGGGGCAAATTATGTCGGCCGTGGCGCTGCTGAAGGAACCGTGCGGCGACGATGACACAGCGGTGAAGGAACTGATGAGCGGCAACATCTGCCGCTGCGGCGCGTATGCCAACATCGTGGCGGCTATCCAACAAGTTCGCCAGCACGCTTAG
- a CDS encoding prepilin-type N-terminal cleavage/methylation domain-containing protein produces MLRNTFSLRGRQGFTLIEVMIVVVILAVLAAILIPNFFNITDDAKASSLKHNLYTLRAQIEMYKLSHNGAVPALQNGALAQLISATNANGDVGLSGPNYPFGPYLSGGVFPVNPYDGKNTITAIGAFPPAASTTDGGWFYCQAAGAIAANTDGHLAD; encoded by the coding sequence ATGCTGCGAAACACCTTCTCGTTGCGCGGCCGGCAGGGATTCACGCTGATTGAAGTCATGATTGTCGTCGTCATCCTCGCGGTGCTGGCGGCGATTTTGATTCCTAATTTCTTTAACATCACCGACGACGCAAAGGCCAGCAGCTTGAAGCACAACTTGTACACGCTGCGCGCACAAATTGAAATGTACAAGCTTTCGCACAATGGCGCGGTTCCCGCGCTGCAAAATGGCGCCCTGGCACAATTGATATCGGCAACCAACGCCAATGGGGACGTCGGCCTCTCAGGTCCAAACTATCCCTTCGGGCCATATCTTTCCGGCGGCGTTTTTCCGGTGAATCCCTACGACGGCAAAAACACGATCACGGCAATCGGTGCTTTTCCGCCCGCCGCATCCACGACCGATGGCGGCTGGTTTTATTGCCAAGCCGCCGGCGCAATCGCCGCCAACACAGACGGCCATTTAGCGGATTGA
- a CDS encoding polynucleotide kinase-phosphatase — protein MQLSLPKLSLVALIGPSGSGKSTFARKHFLPTEVLSSDGCRAMVSDNENDQTVTNEAFDLLHQIASKRLALGRLVVVDATNVQQEARKSLLALAREFHVVPVAIVFNLPEKVCHERNRNRPDRTFGPHVIRMQLSQLRRSVRNLKREGFRYVFEFGSAEEVDTTTIERVPLWTDKRHEHGSFDIIGDVHGCCDELGELLTQLGYEATTVAPGGPSLTSGFVYAHPAGRKAIFLGDLVDRGPKVLDTIRLVRNMVEAGTALCIPGNHDMKLLKKLQGKQVQITHGLAQTLAEIDSLPFDAEQREKFCGELAEFLDGLISHYVLDDGKLVVAHAGMKAELQGRASRRVRDFALYGETTGETDEFGLPVRYNWAAEYRGPAMVVYGHTPVPEPEWLNRTVNIDTGCVFGGKLTALRYPEREFVSVKAAQTYCQPARPFILPEDQAPQLSAQQLHDDVLDAEDVIGKRIVTTRLHSNVTIREENATAALEVMSRFAVNPKWLIYLPPTMSPCETSKEESLLEHPTEAFSYFRSQGVPKVICEEKHMGSRAVVIVCQDETAAKERFGITTGEAGIVYTRTGRRFFNDGEIERRLLDRLRSAMTATGFWDQFDTTWACLDCELMPWSAKAQELLRSQYAAVGAAGRASLPAAATVLEQAAARLGGEQRVIATDVLIRLKDRHTSLEQYVAAYRQYCWAVNSLDDLKLAPFHLLATEEKVHADRDHVWHMDALSKLAQADSQLLLATPYKLVDLIDPASENAGTQWWQDLTDRGGEGMVVKPIEFVARGKRGLVQPAVKCRGREYLRIIYGPEYTFADNLARLRARGLGAKRSLALREFALGIEALERFVRREPLRRVHECVFGVLALESEPVDPRL, from the coding sequence ATGCAACTTTCGCTGCCCAAATTGAGTCTCGTCGCACTGATCGGGCCTAGCGGCTCCGGGAAGAGCACATTTGCGCGCAAGCATTTTTTGCCTACTGAGGTACTTTCATCGGACGGCTGTCGCGCGATGGTCAGTGACAACGAGAACGATCAGACAGTAACCAACGAAGCTTTCGATCTGTTGCATCAAATTGCATCGAAGCGACTTGCGCTAGGCCGGCTTGTCGTAGTAGATGCTACTAACGTCCAGCAAGAGGCACGGAAATCGCTGCTTGCCCTGGCTCGTGAATTTCATGTGGTGCCTGTGGCCATTGTGTTCAACTTGCCGGAAAAGGTATGTCACGAACGAAATCGCAATCGGCCCGACCGTACCTTTGGCCCGCACGTCATTCGGATGCAACTTTCGCAGTTGCGGCGTTCGGTTCGCAACTTAAAGCGGGAGGGATTTCGCTACGTCTTTGAATTCGGTTCAGCCGAGGAAGTTGACACAACCACGATCGAGCGAGTCCCACTTTGGACAGACAAGCGCCACGAACATGGCTCGTTCGACATTATCGGCGATGTTCACGGTTGCTGTGACGAGTTGGGGGAACTGCTGACCCAGTTGGGTTACGAAGCAACTACTGTTGCGCCGGGTGGCCCGTCGCTTACCAGTGGATTCGTCTATGCACATCCCGCCGGACGGAAGGCAATCTTCTTGGGCGATTTGGTTGATCGGGGTCCAAAAGTGCTCGATACCATTCGCCTAGTGCGAAACATGGTCGAGGCTGGCACCGCACTTTGTATTCCCGGCAATCACGACATGAAGTTGCTCAAAAAGTTGCAGGGCAAACAGGTGCAGATCACACACGGCTTAGCTCAAACGCTGGCCGAGATCGACTCTTTGCCATTCGACGCAGAGCAGCGCGAGAAGTTCTGTGGCGAACTGGCGGAATTCTTGGATGGTCTCATCAGCCACTATGTTCTTGATGACGGCAAACTCGTCGTTGCCCATGCCGGCATGAAGGCTGAATTGCAAGGGCGAGCATCGCGGCGCGTTCGAGATTTTGCCTTGTATGGTGAAACCACTGGCGAAACCGATGAGTTTGGCCTGCCTGTCCGCTACAACTGGGCAGCGGAGTATCGTGGGCCCGCGATGGTTGTATATGGCCACACGCCCGTGCCAGAACCGGAATGGCTCAATCGCACCGTGAATATCGACACGGGCTGTGTATTCGGCGGCAAGCTTACTGCCTTGCGTTATCCCGAGCGCGAATTTGTTTCGGTCAAAGCGGCGCAGACTTACTGCCAGCCGGCCCGTCCTTTCATTCTACCCGAAGATCAAGCACCGCAACTGTCTGCACAGCAGCTTCACGACGACGTGCTGGATGCCGAGGATGTCATTGGCAAACGAATCGTCACTACTCGGCTGCATTCCAATGTGACCATTCGCGAGGAAAATGCGACGGCGGCTTTGGAAGTGATGAGCCGGTTTGCGGTCAATCCTAAGTGGCTGATCTATTTGCCGCCCACAATGTCACCATGCGAAACATCAAAAGAAGAATCGCTGTTGGAACATCCCACTGAGGCATTTTCGTATTTTCGCAGCCAAGGTGTGCCCAAAGTCATCTGCGAAGAGAAGCACATGGGATCACGTGCCGTCGTGATCGTTTGCCAAGACGAAACAGCGGCCAAAGAGCGTTTTGGAATTACGACGGGCGAAGCCGGAATAGTTTACACTCGCACTGGCCGGCGGTTTTTCAATGATGGCGAGATTGAACGCCGGTTATTGGATCGCTTGCGATCCGCAATGACCGCAACCGGATTCTGGGACCAATTCGACACGACCTGGGCTTGCTTAGACTGCGAATTGATGCCTTGGTCAGCGAAAGCACAAGAGCTTCTGCGTTCACAATATGCCGCAGTCGGTGCCGCTGGTCGAGCCTCATTGCCGGCCGCCGCCACCGTATTGGAACAAGCTGCGGCACGATTGGGCGGAGAGCAGCGGGTGATTGCTACTGACGTGCTGATACGGTTGAAAGATCGGCATACGAGCCTCGAACAATACGTCGCGGCCTACCGACAATACTGTTGGGCGGTAAACTCGCTTGACGATTTGAAACTGGCACCGTTCCACTTGCTCGCCACTGAAGAAAAGGTCCACGCAGATCGGGATCACGTCTGGCACATGGATGCTCTGTCGAAGCTTGCTCAGGCCGATTCACAATTGTTGCTTGCTACGCCCTATAAACTCGTGGACCTAATTGATCCTGCAAGCGAAAACGCTGGCACACAGTGGTGGCAGGACCTAACGGATCGCGGCGGAGAAGGGATGGTCGTCAAGCCGATAGAATTCGTCGCTCGTGGAAAGCGTGGCCTCGTTCAACCTGCCGTAAAGTGTCGAGGCCGGGAATACCTTCGGATCATTTACGGGCCAGAGTATACGTTTGCTGATAATCTAGCCCGTCTCCGCGCCCGTGGACTTGGTGCCAAGCGATCGCTTGCACTCCGTGAATTCGCGCTGGGAATCGAGGCTCTCGAACGGTTCGTCCGCCGTGAACCGCTCCGCCGTGTCCATGAATGCGTATTCGGCGTCTTGGCCCTGGAAAGCGAGCCGGTTGATCCGAGGCTCTAG
- a CDS encoding xanthine dehydrogenase family protein subunit M, producing the protein MKTFQFTRPADAATAIATAAKARTAQQDAEVRFIAGGTTLVDLMKLNVETPAQVVDINRLPLDKIETLPAGGLKIGATVRNSDLANDAMVKRDYSVLSQAILAGASAQLRNMATTAGNLLQRTRCVYFRDPAMPCNKRVPGSGCPAITGHNRMLAVLGTSEHCIATNPSDMCVAMAALEAIVHMQGPQGARAIPFADFHLLPGETPHRETVLEPGDLITHVELPPRSSSKQHYLKLRDRASYEFALASAAIVLEIADGKVGWVRIALGGVGTKPWRSPEAEAALIGQSATSDNFRKAAEAALKNARPQSENKFKIELAKRCLIHAIQTAANS; encoded by the coding sequence ATGAAGACATTCCAGTTCACACGGCCTGCCGATGCAGCAACCGCTATTGCCACGGCAGCCAAAGCAAGGACCGCACAACAAGACGCCGAGGTGCGTTTCATTGCCGGGGGCACGACGCTGGTCGATTTGATGAAACTTAACGTCGAAACGCCGGCGCAAGTGGTCGATATCAATCGTCTGCCCTTGGATAAAATCGAAACGCTGCCGGCTGGCGGGCTGAAAATCGGCGCCACGGTTCGCAATTCCGATTTGGCAAACGACGCCATGGTGAAGCGCGATTATTCGGTGTTGTCGCAAGCCATTTTGGCCGGTGCTTCAGCCCAGTTGCGAAATATGGCCACGACCGCTGGAAACTTGCTGCAACGGACTCGCTGTGTGTACTTTCGCGATCCGGCCATGCCATGCAATAAGCGAGTGCCCGGCAGCGGCTGCCCGGCCATTACCGGCCATAACCGTATGCTGGCGGTGCTAGGAACAAGCGAGCATTGCATCGCTACCAATCCATCCGATATGTGCGTGGCCATGGCGGCGCTTGAGGCGATCGTTCACATGCAGGGGCCGCAAGGCGCGCGGGCAATTCCGTTTGCCGATTTTCATTTGCTCCCCGGCGAAACGCCGCACCGCGAAACGGTGCTGGAACCCGGCGATTTAATTACGCATGTTGAATTGCCGCCCAGATCTAGCAGCAAACAGCACTATTTGAAGCTGCGCGACCGAGCATCGTATGAATTCGCACTGGCCTCCGCAGCGATTGTTCTCGAAATCGCGGATGGCAAGGTCGGCTGGGTGCGGATTGCGCTGGGGGGCGTGGGAACCAAACCGTGGCGCTCGCCGGAAGCGGAAGCCGCGCTCATAGGTCAATCGGCCACCAGTGACAACTTTCGCAAGGCCGCGGAAGCGGCCCTAAAAAATGCAAGACCGCAAAGCGAAAACAAGTTCAAAATTGAGCTGGCCAAGCGCTGCTTGATCCATGCGATTCAAACCGCGGCGAACAGCTAA